Part of the uncultured Methanobrevibacter sp. genome is shown below.
TTTCATTTTCATCACCAATTATAGGATTTTTCACCATATCATTATTATTATTTAAATCTACCATATTATCAGTGGCATTGATGTCTTGTGCACAAACACCAGAAACACCAACTAATAAAACAGAAAAAATAATTAAAATTGCTATATATTTAAAATTAAAAGTAACAAGTTTACTATTAATCATATTAAAACCTCCTAGATAAAATGTTATGCAATTATTTTCATATCGTAATATATATATATTTATTATTTATATAATTAATTAAAGTATTACTAAAAATATTAAATGAGGAGTTCGTCCAATAATTCAATTTTTGGATTGAATTTTTATTAAAAGGTTTTGCTCTTAGAATGAGATTTGTGGAGTTTCAGGAGTTAGTTTACACTTGAAATTTCACTTTATTACTTTTTATAGAATTTTTAGCTTATTTAATGTTTGATTTTAATTAATTAATGGCTTGTTTATTTTGTGTTTGTTGTTTGGATGTGTGTTTTTATTTATTTGTTTTTTTGTTTAAATGAGTGTTGCGTTTAGTTTTTCGTGTATTTTTTGTATGTTATGTGCTATTGAGTGTATTGTTAATTCTTTTTCTGCATTTTTCATGCAGGTTCTGTTTAATTTTTTGAAATTACGTACGTTTCTGAGTAGTCCGAAGTGTGCTTCGTTTAGATTTGCTCTTTTTTTGTAGTAGATTTTTCCTTCATGAGATTTGATATCTGCTTTCATTTTCCATCTTAAATCATCTACAGGTTCGAAAATTTCTTTTACTCTGCTTTTTGTACATTGATTTTTTTACTGGGCAAGTTTTACATTTGTTTGTTGAGTATACTCGCATCCAGTCTCCGTTTAATTTTCTATTGTTTTTGTAAAGTAATTGTTCGCCTATTGGGCAGATGAATGAGTCTGTTTTCCAATCATATGTGAAATTTGGTTTAGTGAAGGGTTTTTCTTTATTTTTAGGTTTGGATTTACTGCTTTCTGCTCGATCTGGAATTAATAATCTTATATTGTTTTCATAAGCATATTTTATTGCATTATCGTTCATATATCCGTTATCTGCAACTAATACCTGTGGATTGATTCTCATTTGTATTTTTATTTCATGTAACATTTCAAATAATTCGTTAGCGTCAGTAACATTCTGTGTTAGGTATTGACCTACGACCATTCCATTTTTACTGTCAACAGCAACTTGATAATTGTAATTTAAACCTATATTTCCTTTTTTATCCATCATCCATCTTGATTCAGGGTCTGTTAAACTAATTGTATGTTTTCCATCATAATTTGCTTTTAAAACATCTAAAAAATCAAGAATATAATATAAATTATCCATGCTAATCAAAGCAGTTTTAAGAAGAATTAGAGCATTCTTATTCAAA
Proteins encoded:
- a CDS encoding transposase; amino-acid sequence: MFEPVDDLRWKMKADIKSHEGKIYYKKRANLNEAHFGLLRNVRNFKKLNRTCMKNAEKELTIHSIAHNIQKIHEKLNATLI
- a CDS encoding transposase; the protein is MTLVYDNTTCEQAIFTYSFSGQNLNNDNIVFTIKKLVSNFKRDFPLLFKDDIKTQGRPKKYYLDELLGFVIYGVYNNRFSCRKLANWINNNDESVNFILNDKKPKKSIINLFLQENTLLINAFFHYTVIFGINLGLIDGECIAVDGSIVKAHANNFRLIKIEEIEFLQNLILDYGENWSKNSIWHKIHQYFNENKKHNEINSLISEISDNLNKNALILLKTALISMDNLYYILDFLDVLKANYDGKHTISLTDPESRWMMDKKGNIGLNYNYQVAVDSKNGMVVGQYLTQNVTDANELFEMLHEIKIQMRINPQVLVADNGYMNDNAIKYAYENNIRLLIPDRAESSKSKPKNKEKPFTKPNFTYDWKTDSFICPIGEQLLYKNNRKLNGDWMRVYSTNKCKTCPVKKSMYKKQSKRNFRTCR